In Candidatus Reconcilbacillus cellulovorans, a single genomic region encodes these proteins:
- a CDS encoding galactoside ABC transporter permease MglC — protein sequence MNRIRNVQDFVSEYAIYIVLFALVAAIAAYDPHFLSLTTLRDLLLQNSTRAIIALGAAFVLISGGVDLSAGRVVGLTAVLSASMLQAEDYPRRFFPDLPQLPVWLPVAIAVAAGLLVGLLNGWIVARFRVPPFIATLGTMVAVYGANSIYFDMEPNDSQPIGGLRDDFTALGTGSFAVGPYSIPYLVVTAVAVSALVWVVFNKTRLGKNMYAIGGNPQAARVSGIRVGANLLAIYAIAGALYGLGGVLEAARTGGATNNYGNMYELDAIAACVVGGVSTSGGIGTVPGVLAGVLIFGVINYGLTFIGVNPYWQLILKGLIIVFAVAVDMRKYANRQA from the coding sequence ATGAATCGGATACGGAACGTTCAAGACTTCGTTTCTGAATACGCCATCTACATCGTGTTGTTTGCGCTTGTCGCGGCGATCGCCGCCTACGATCCGCATTTTCTGTCGCTGACGACGTTGCGCGATTTGCTGCTGCAAAATTCGACGCGCGCCATCATCGCGCTCGGCGCCGCGTTCGTCCTCATATCCGGAGGCGTCGACCTGTCGGCCGGCCGCGTCGTCGGATTGACCGCCGTGCTGTCGGCGTCGATGCTGCAGGCCGAGGACTATCCGCGCCGGTTTTTCCCCGATCTGCCGCAACTGCCGGTCTGGCTGCCGGTGGCGATCGCCGTCGCGGCCGGGCTGCTCGTCGGTCTGTTGAACGGCTGGATCGTCGCGCGGTTCCGCGTGCCGCCGTTTATCGCCACGCTGGGCACGATGGTCGCGGTGTACGGCGCCAATTCGATCTATTTCGACATGGAACCGAACGACTCACAGCCGATCGGCGGTCTGCGCGACGATTTCACGGCGCTCGGCACCGGATCGTTCGCCGTAGGCCCGTATTCGATCCCGTACCTCGTCGTGACGGCCGTGGCGGTGTCGGCGCTCGTCTGGGTCGTGTTCAACAAAACGCGGCTCGGCAAAAACATGTACGCGATCGGCGGCAATCCGCAGGCGGCGCGCGTATCCGGCATCCGCGTCGGCGCCAACCTTCTGGCGATTTACGCCATCGCCGGCGCGCTGTACGGCCTGGGCGGCGTGCTGGAAGCGGCGCGGACGGGCGGCGCCACCAACAATTACGGCAACATGTACGAACTCGATGCGATCGCGGCCTGCGTCGTCGGCGGAGTCTCGACGTCCGGCGGCATCGGCACGGTGCCCGGCGTGCTGGCGGGCGTACTCATTTTCGGCGTGATCAACTACGGCCTGACCTTCATCGGCGTCAACCCGTACTGGCAGCTCATTCTGAAAGGTCTGATCATCGTGTTCGCGGTCGCCGTCGACATGCGGAAATACGCGAACCGTCAGGCTTGA
- a CDS encoding uracil-DNA glycosylase, which produces MPILKNDWAPLLEDEFRKPYYLRLRQFLIEEYRTRTVYPDKYDIFNALHYTPYSEVKVVLLGQDPYHGPGQAHGLSFSVRPGIPAPPSLQNMLKELHDDLGCRMPNNGCLIPWALQGVLLLNTVLTVRAGQANSHRGMGWETFTDRIISLLNERDRPVVFLLWGSHAQSKLSLIDTSRHPVICAPHPSPLSAHRGFFGSRPYSRANRYLEDLGERPIDWQLPDI; this is translated from the coding sequence ATGCCGATCCTGAAGAACGATTGGGCGCCGCTTCTGGAAGACGAGTTCCGCAAGCCGTATTATTTGCGGTTGCGGCAGTTTCTGATCGAGGAATATCGGACGCGCACCGTCTATCCCGACAAGTACGACATTTTCAACGCGCTGCATTATACGCCTTATTCCGAAGTCAAAGTCGTGCTGCTCGGCCAGGACCCGTATCACGGGCCTGGGCAGGCGCACGGGCTCAGCTTTTCTGTCCGACCGGGCATACCGGCGCCGCCTTCGCTGCAAAATATGTTGAAAGAGCTGCACGACGATCTCGGCTGCCGGATGCCGAACAACGGCTGTCTCATTCCGTGGGCGCTGCAGGGGGTTCTTCTGCTCAACACGGTGCTGACGGTGCGCGCCGGCCAGGCGAACTCGCACCGCGGGATGGGTTGGGAGACGTTTACGGACCGCATCATCTCGCTGTTGAACGAGCGCGACCGTCCGGTCGTGTTTTTGCTGTGGGGCAGTCACGCCCAATCGAAACTGTCGCTGATCGACACGAGCCGGCATCCCGTCATTTGTGCGCCGCATCCCAGTCCGTTGTCGGCGCATCGCGGGTTTTTCGGCAGCCGGCCGTACTCGCGGGCGAACCGCTACTTGGAGGACCTCGGCGAACGGCCGATCGACTGGCAGCTGCCGGACATCTAG
- a CDS encoding metal-binding protein → MLRVESFELGPLATNAYLIWNPDTMRAVVVDPGMDPGPLLSRLEPFHVEAVVLTHAHFDHIGGVEDVRRLKRCPVYVHSAEADWLTDGRLNGSLWWPELGGEIRVEPADGFLEDGRRYEWIGETFEVYHTPGHSPGGVSIRCGNRLFCGDVLFRRSVGRTDLPGGDWDSLVRSVRDVLFRLPDDVVVYPGHGPSTTIGEEKADNPYVGAGA, encoded by the coding sequence TTGCTGCGTGTTGAATCGTTCGAACTCGGGCCGCTTGCAACGAATGCTTATCTGATTTGGAATCCCGATACGATGCGCGCCGTCGTCGTCGACCCCGGTATGGATCCGGGGCCGCTTCTTTCGCGGCTTGAACCGTTTCACGTCGAGGCGGTCGTGTTGACGCACGCGCATTTCGACCATATCGGCGGTGTGGAAGACGTTCGCCGTCTCAAGCGGTGTCCGGTGTACGTTCATTCTGCCGAGGCCGACTGGTTGACGGACGGTCGGCTGAACGGCTCGCTTTGGTGGCCGGAACTCGGCGGCGAAATCCGCGTGGAACCGGCGGACGGGTTTTTGGAAGACGGCCGTCGTTACGAGTGGATCGGCGAGACGTTCGAAGTGTATCATACGCCCGGCCATTCGCCGGGCGGCGTCAGCATCCGGTGCGGCAATCGGCTGTTTTGCGGCGACGTGTTGTTCCGCCGATCGGTCGGACGGACCGATCTGCCGGGCGGCGACTGGGATTCGCTTGTTCGGTCGGTGCGCGACGTGTTGTTCCGTCTGCCGGACGATGTCGTCGTCTATCCGGGGCATGGTCCTTCGACGACGATCGGCGAGGAGAAGGCCGACAATCCGTATGTGGGTGCGGGCGCATGA
- a CDS encoding sugar ABC transporter ATP-binding protein: MRKFEFRLEMNHISKSFPGVQALDDVSLRVRPGTVHALMGENGAGKSTLMKCLFGLYRPDAGEIRIDGRPVHIRDSRDALRLGISMIHQELLPVPHRSVMENIWLGRFPVRRLGPLSFVDHKRMRWETVQLLERLGIDLDPDAPAGSLSVSKTQLMEIAKAVSYDARIIVMDEPTSSLTENETAHLFRIIRDLKRNGTSILYISHKMDEILQIADEVTILRDGRLVGTWPASELTTDLIISRMVGRELSQRFPKRDNQPGEIVLEVEGLTAADRKSFRNVSFTLRRGEILGIGGLVGSRRTELVEALFGLRPLASGTIRIRGQAVHIRSPADAKLLKMALLTEERRATGIFPMLSVFDNTWISCLSRFERAGVWLDEKTGRKAVGTLIETLRVKTPSLRTKIRDLSGGNQQKVLLARWLLTEPDILLLDEPTRGIDVGAKYEIYSLIVELARQGKAVIMISSEMPELLGMADRIMVMCDGRVTGILDGRTATEEAIMRLATQFSD; encoded by the coding sequence ATGCGGAAGTTTGAATTTCGACTTGAAATGAACCACATTTCAAAATCGTTCCCCGGCGTGCAAGCGCTTGACGACGTCAGCCTCCGCGTGCGCCCGGGTACCGTCCACGCCTTGATGGGCGAAAACGGCGCGGGCAAATCGACGCTGATGAAATGCCTGTTCGGCCTTTACCGGCCGGACGCCGGCGAAATCCGGATCGACGGCCGGCCCGTTCACATCCGCGATTCTCGCGACGCGCTCCGGCTCGGCATTTCCATGATCCATCAGGAATTGCTTCCGGTTCCGCACCGCAGCGTCATGGAAAACATCTGGCTGGGCCGTTTCCCCGTCCGTCGCCTCGGCCCGCTCTCCTTCGTCGACCACAAGCGCATGCGCTGGGAAACGGTACAGCTCTTGGAGCGGCTCGGCATCGACCTCGATCCGGACGCGCCGGCCGGCTCGCTGTCGGTCTCCAAAACACAACTGATGGAAATCGCCAAGGCGGTCTCGTACGACGCCCGCATCATCGTCATGGACGAGCCGACGTCGTCGCTGACGGAAAACGAAACCGCTCACCTGTTCCGGATCATCCGCGACCTGAAGCGAAACGGCACGTCCATTTTGTATATTTCCCATAAAATGGATGAAATTTTGCAAATCGCCGACGAAGTAACGATTTTACGCGACGGGCGGCTCGTCGGCACGTGGCCGGCGTCCGAACTGACCACCGATCTGATCATTTCGCGCATGGTCGGCCGCGAACTCAGCCAACGTTTTCCAAAGCGAGACAATCAGCCGGGTGAAATCGTTCTGGAAGTCGAAGGCCTCACCGCCGCCGACCGCAAGTCGTTCCGCAACGTATCGTTTACGCTCAGGCGCGGCGAAATTCTCGGCATTGGCGGTCTCGTCGGCTCGCGGCGCACCGAGTTGGTCGAGGCGTTGTTCGGATTGCGCCCGCTGGCTTCCGGCACCATCCGCATCCGGGGACAAGCGGTTCACATTCGTTCTCCGGCCGACGCCAAACTCCTGAAAATGGCGCTGCTCACCGAAGAACGGCGCGCGACCGGCATTTTTCCGATGCTGTCTGTATTCGATAATACTTGGATCAGCTGCTTGTCCCGTTTTGAACGCGCCGGCGTCTGGCTTGATGAAAAAACCGGGCGAAAAGCAGTGGGAACGCTGATCGAAACGCTGCGCGTCAAGACGCCTTCCCTGCGAACCAAAATCCGCGATCTTTCCGGCGGCAACCAGCAGAAAGTATTGCTTGCCCGCTGGCTGCTGACCGAGCCCGATATTTTGCTGCTCGACGAGCCGACGCGCGGCATCGACGTCGGCGCCAAATACGAAATCTATTCGCTGATCGTCGAACTTGCCCGACAAGGCAAGGCCGTCATCATGATTTCCTCGGAAATGCCGGAGCTGCTCGGCATGGCGGACCGGATCATGGTGATGTGCGACGGCCGCGTCACCGGCATCCTCGACGGTCGGACGGCGACAGAGGAAGCGATTATGCGGCTGGCGACGCAATTTTCCGACTGA
- a CDS encoding transcriptional regulator — translation MPKYRMFAARKSKQDQMKNNLYVKFARLIYMEAKRGGPNPEANFRLKTAIANARAAQMPNENIERAIRKATGDTGAEHYEEVVYEGYAPGGIAVMVRCLTDNRNRTAAEVRAVFNRRGGHLGETGCVAYLFDEKGVLFLEKKTNQGLSEDDLTLLALECGAEDVRTYEDGYEIVTDPRDFQRVKTELEARGLSFSLAAVRWVPKSWVEVPQEAADRLEEMVEAFEALDDVQDVFHNAIINRTATEG, via the coding sequence ATGCCGAAGTACCGAATGTTTGCGGCGCGCAAAAGCAAGCAGGACCAAATGAAAAACAACCTGTACGTCAAGTTCGCGCGGCTGATTTACATGGAGGCCAAACGCGGCGGTCCGAATCCGGAAGCCAACTTCCGGCTGAAAACTGCGATCGCCAACGCGAGGGCCGCGCAGATGCCGAATGAAAACATCGAACGCGCGATCCGGAAAGCGACCGGCGACACCGGTGCCGAACATTACGAGGAAGTGGTGTACGAGGGCTATGCTCCCGGAGGAATCGCCGTCATGGTGCGGTGTTTGACCGACAACCGCAACCGGACGGCGGCGGAAGTGCGCGCCGTTTTCAACCGACGCGGCGGACATCTCGGCGAAACCGGCTGCGTCGCTTACCTGTTCGACGAAAAGGGCGTGCTGTTCTTGGAAAAAAAAACAAACCAAGGACTCAGCGAAGATGATTTGACGCTTTTGGCGCTGGAGTGCGGGGCGGAAGACGTCCGGACGTACGAAGACGGTTACGAGATCGTGACCGATCCGCGCGATTTTCAGCGCGTCAAGACCGAACTTGAAGCGCGCGGTTTGTCGTTTTCGCTCGCCGCCGTTCGGTGGGTGCCGAAAAGTTGGGTCGAAGTGCCGCAGGAGGCCGCAGACAGGCTTGAAGAAATGGTGGAAGCGTTCGAAGCGCTCGACGACGTGCAAGACGTATTTCATAATGCTATAATAAACCGGACGGCTACGGAAGGGTGA
- a CDS encoding tetraprenyl-beta-curcumene synthase produces MYRMYRYILPGVRKELAFWRKAADRIPDPELRRQAIASMTSKRFHCQGGAVYAAVRPEARDALVRLIVAFQTISDYLDNLCDRSTSSDAGDFRLLHRAMLDAVDPESRTDEVNYYALRRERDDGGYLRALVEACRSVIAALPSFEAVRPVVREWVGLYADLQVYKHLVPDRREEQLLKWWDVHRRSYPALRWNEFAAATGSTIGVFHLFAAAADPRLSPERVEAIRDAYFPYICALHILLDYLIDQEEDRRGGDLNFCSYYRNAEEAADRIGLIESEARRRARRLPDAAFHEMIVDGLLALYLTDPKADAQADVREVRRRLLRGRSWAGRLFWFNCRWIRGKNAWRPLV; encoded by the coding sequence ATGTACCGCATGTACCGATACATTTTGCCCGGTGTGCGGAAGGAACTGGCGTTTTGGCGCAAGGCCGCCGACCGCATTCCGGACCCCGAGCTGCGCCGCCAGGCGATCGCCAGCATGACGTCCAAGCGGTTCCATTGCCAGGGCGGGGCCGTCTATGCGGCGGTGCGGCCTGAGGCGCGAGACGCGCTTGTACGGCTGATCGTCGCGTTTCAGACGATCAGCGATTATCTCGACAATCTGTGCGACCGCAGCACGTCGAGCGATGCCGGCGATTTTCGGCTGTTGCACCGGGCGATGTTGGATGCCGTCGATCCGGAATCGAGAACAGATGAAGTGAATTATTACGCTTTGCGGCGTGAGCGCGACGACGGCGGTTATTTGCGGGCGCTTGTCGAAGCATGCAGAAGCGTGATCGCGGCGTTGCCGTCGTTTGAGGCGGTCCGCCCGGTCGTCCGCGAATGGGTCGGCCTGTATGCGGATCTGCAGGTGTACAAGCATCTCGTTCCGGACCGCCGCGAGGAACAATTGCTGAAATGGTGGGACGTCCATCGCCGGTCGTATCCGGCGCTGCGCTGGAACGAGTTCGCCGCGGCGACTGGTTCGACGATCGGCGTGTTTCACCTGTTTGCGGCCGCCGCCGATCCGCGGCTTTCTCCCGAACGGGTAGAGGCGATCCGCGACGCCTATTTTCCGTACATCTGCGCGCTGCACATTTTGCTCGACTATCTGATCGACCAGGAAGAGGACAGACGCGGCGGCGATCTGAATTTTTGCAGCTATTATCGAAACGCGGAGGAGGCGGCAGATCGGATCGGCTTGATCGAGTCGGAGGCGCGAAGGCGCGCGCGGCGGTTGCCGGACGCCGCTTTTCACGAGATGATCGTCGACGGGCTGCTTGCGCTTTACTTGACCGATCCGAAGGCGGACGCCCAAGCCGACGTGCGGGAAGTGCGCCGTCGGCTTTTGCGCGGCCGATCGTGGGCGGGGCGCCTGTTTTGGTTCAATTGTCGGTGGATCCGGGGGAAAAACGCCTGGAGACCGCTTGTTTGA
- a CDS encoding 6-phosphofructokinase produces the protein MSAVRSIAVLTSGGDSQGMNAAVRAVVRSAVYYGIEVYGIQRGFLGLLNEDIRPMDLRSVGDIIQRGGTILQTARCKEFMTPEGQKRGADVLRRHGIDGLIVIGGDGSYRGALALSRLGVRTMGLPGTIDNDIAFTDFTIGFDTAVSIVVDAINKLRDTMTSHERSSVVEVMGRHCGDIALYAGVASGAEAILVPEVPFDLAEVARRMKENFAKGKRHSIIVVAEGVGRGEEIARRLFELNGIESRVTVLGHIQRGGTPTHNDRILASRLGDFAVRRLMEGDSGKACGVVKGELVATDIETVVSTRKPFNMELYELAMRLSQ, from the coding sequence ATGTCGGCGGTTCGTTCGATTGCGGTGTTGACCAGCGGCGGCGATTCGCAGGGGATGAACGCCGCCGTGCGGGCGGTCGTCCGCAGCGCAGTATATTACGGCATTGAAGTTTATGGAATTCAGCGCGGGTTTTTGGGGCTTCTCAACGAAGACATCCGGCCGATGGACCTGCGCAGCGTCGGGGATATTATTCAAAGAGGCGGTACGATTTTGCAGACGGCGCGCTGCAAGGAATTCATGACGCCGGAAGGCCAAAAACGCGGGGCGGACGTCTTGCGCCGGCACGGCATCGATGGGTTGATCGTCATCGGCGGCGACGGTTCTTATCGAGGCGCGCTCGCGCTCAGCCGGCTCGGCGTGCGCACGATGGGCCTTCCCGGTACGATCGACAACGACATCGCGTTCACCGATTTCACGATCGGGTTCGATACGGCGGTCAGCATCGTCGTCGACGCGATCAACAAGCTGCGCGATACGATGACGTCGCACGAGCGGTCGTCGGTCGTCGAGGTGATGGGCCGCCATTGCGGCGACATCGCGCTGTACGCGGGCGTCGCCAGCGGGGCCGAAGCGATTCTCGTGCCGGAAGTGCCGTTCGACCTCGCGGAAGTCGCGCGGCGGATGAAGGAGAATTTCGCCAAAGGCAAACGGCACAGCATCATCGTCGTCGCGGAAGGCGTCGGGCGCGGCGAGGAAATCGCGCGGCGTCTGTTCGAACTTAACGGCATCGAATCGCGCGTGACGGTGCTCGGCCATATCCAGCGCGGCGGGACGCCGACGCACAACGACCGGATTTTGGCCAGCCGGCTCGGCGATTTCGCCGTCCGCCGCCTCATGGAGGGCGATTCCGGCAAGGCGTGCGGCGTTGTAAAAGGCGAACTGGTGGCGACGGACATCGAAACGGTCGTTTCGACGCGCAAGCCGTTCAACATGGAGCTGTACGAGCTGGCGATGCGGCTGTCGCAGTGA
- a CDS encoding aldo/keto reductase, whose amino-acid sequence MKYRRLGKTGLKVSVVGVGTWQFGGEWGKTFTQEEVNRILGKAKEVGINLIDTAECYGDHLSESLIGRAIEKERDAWIVATKFGHRFHRPFERTEHWSAEEVREQLEQSLRALRTDYIDIYQFHSGKDDAFDRDDLWTMLDKQVQAGKIRFLGISIGAHNLRQTEAATRVGASVIQVVYNRLERKPEEAIFPSCIRQDLGVLARVPLASGYLSGKYRPGASFPETDVRHRHDRGERDEKLRLVEEIRRTEVPPGVDMAEWALAWCLQHPAVTCVIPGCKSPEQVEANARAAELDLVRADHPQAWKD is encoded by the coding sequence ATGAAATACCGCCGGCTCGGAAAAACCGGCCTAAAAGTGTCCGTCGTCGGCGTCGGCACGTGGCAGTTCGGAGGCGAATGGGGCAAGACGTTCACGCAGGAAGAAGTCAACCGCATCCTCGGCAAGGCGAAAGAAGTCGGCATCAACCTCATCGACACCGCCGAATGTTACGGCGACCATTTGTCGGAATCGCTGATCGGCCGGGCGATTGAAAAAGAACGCGACGCCTGGATCGTCGCCACGAAGTTCGGTCACCGGTTTCATCGGCCGTTCGAACGGACGGAACACTGGAGTGCAGAGGAAGTGCGGGAGCAGTTGGAGCAGTCGCTGCGCGCGCTGAGAACCGACTACATCGACATCTACCAGTTCCATTCCGGCAAAGACGACGCGTTCGACCGCGACGACCTGTGGACGATGCTGGACAAACAGGTGCAGGCGGGCAAAATCCGTTTTCTCGGCATTTCGATCGGCGCGCACAATTTGCGCCAGACGGAAGCGGCAACGCGCGTCGGCGCCTCGGTCATCCAGGTCGTCTATAACCGGCTGGAGCGGAAACCCGAAGAGGCAATCTTTCCGTCTTGCATCCGACAAGATCTCGGCGTTCTGGCGCGTGTGCCGCTGGCCAGCGGCTACTTAAGCGGCAAATATCGCCCGGGCGCATCTTTTCCCGAAACAGACGTCCGACATCGGCACGACCGCGGCGAACGCGACGAAAAACTGCGTCTCGTCGAGGAAATCCGCCGCACCGAAGTACCGCCGGGCGTCGATATGGCCGAGTGGGCGCTCGCCTGGTGCCTGCAACATCCGGCGGTCACATGCGTCATCCCGGGCTGCAAAAGTCCCGAACAGGTCGAAGCCAACGCCCGCGCCGCGGAGCTCGACCTTGTCCGCGCCGACCATCCCCAGGCGTGGAAGGACTGA
- a CDS encoding thioredoxin family protein, with the protein MNVADKLGKGISPASFVERMTRNREAFEDWGRRFAWPSDDDRFFFERLRGRQDLRCLILAADWCGDVVRNVPVVFRVLETADLPTEVFIMEEHLDLMDRFLTMGGRSIPVVIFADASGAVLGRWGPRPQHVQEVMVRFKQENPDRDAPDYQEKLNEARREMARRYGEGTEYQAAIVRELRELIASFR; encoded by the coding sequence ATGAACGTCGCGGATAAACTGGGCAAAGGTATTTCGCCGGCATCATTCGTCGAGCGGATGACGCGCAACCGGGAAGCGTTCGAAGACTGGGGCCGCCGATTCGCCTGGCCGTCCGACGACGACCGTTTCTTTTTCGAGCGGTTGCGCGGACGTCAGGATTTGCGTTGCCTGATTCTCGCCGCGGACTGGTGCGGCGACGTCGTTCGCAACGTTCCCGTCGTTTTCCGAGTGCTGGAGACGGCCGACCTTCCGACGGAAGTGTTCATTATGGAAGAACATTTGGACCTGATGGATCGGTTTTTGACGATGGGAGGCCGGTCGATTCCGGTCGTCATTTTCGCCGACGCTTCCGGCGCCGTGCTCGGCCGTTGGGGGCCGCGTCCGCAGCACGTGCAGGAAGTGATGGTCCGGTTTAAACAGGAAAACCCGGATCGCGACGCTCCGGATTATCAGGAAAAGCTGAACGAGGCGCGCAGGGAAATGGCGCGTCGCTACGGCGAGGGGACGGAATACCAGGCCGCGATTGTCCGAGAACTGCGGGAATTGATCGCGTCGTTTCGGTGA
- a CDS encoding methyl-galactoside ABC transporter substrate-binding protein, with protein sequence MKPFKIRIAALLAASALLTATAAGCAGKSGGSSGSSSDGSLPTIGVAIYKFDDTFMTGVRNAIAQAAEGKAKVDIVDSQNSQPTQNDKVDLFISKKVAALAINPVDRSAAGVIIDKAKKAGIPVVFFNREPLPDDMKKWDKVYYVGAKAEESGTISGQLLADYWKSHPEADKNKDGVLQYVMLKGEPGHQDAELRTKFSVKALEDAGIKVQKLAEDTAMWDRVKGQEKMAAFLAAHGDKIEAVIANNDDMALGAIEALKAAGYFKDGKFMPVVGVDATAPALKALEEGTLLGTVLNDAKNQGAATLNLAVALAKGLKPDKNNTGYDIVDDKYVWIPYKKITKENMNDAR encoded by the coding sequence ATGAAACCGTTCAAAATCCGCATCGCCGCTCTGCTCGCGGCTTCCGCCCTGCTGACGGCTACGGCGGCAGGCTGCGCCGGCAAAAGCGGCGGCTCGTCCGGCTCGTCGTCCGATGGCTCGCTGCCGACGATCGGTGTCGCCATCTACAAGTTCGACGACACGTTCATGACCGGGGTGCGCAACGCGATCGCACAGGCGGCAGAAGGCAAAGCGAAAGTCGACATCGTCGACAGCCAGAACTCGCAGCCGACGCAAAACGACAAAGTCGACCTGTTCATTTCAAAGAAAGTCGCGGCGCTGGCGATTAACCCGGTCGACCGCTCGGCCGCCGGCGTCATCATCGACAAGGCGAAAAAAGCCGGCATTCCCGTCGTCTTTTTCAACCGCGAACCTTTGCCCGACGATATGAAAAAGTGGGATAAAGTTTACTATGTAGGGGCGAAAGCAGAAGAATCAGGTACAATTTCCGGTCAACTTCTCGCCGATTACTGGAAGAGCCATCCTGAAGCCGACAAAAACAAGGACGGCGTCCTGCAATACGTCATGCTGAAAGGTGAACCCGGCCATCAAGACGCCGAACTGCGCACAAAATTTTCCGTCAAAGCGCTCGAGGACGCCGGCATCAAAGTGCAGAAGCTCGCGGAAGACACCGCGATGTGGGACCGCGTCAAGGGGCAGGAAAAAATGGCCGCGTTTCTCGCCGCCCACGGCGACAAGATCGAGGCGGTCATCGCCAACAACGACGACATGGCGCTCGGCGCGATCGAAGCGCTGAAAGCCGCCGGTTACTTCAAGGACGGCAAGTTCATGCCGGTCGTCGGCGTCGACGCCACCGCGCCCGCACTGAAAGCGCTTGAAGAAGGTACCCTGCTCGGCACAGTGCTGAACGACGCCAAAAACCAAGGCGCGGCGACGCTCAACCTCGCGGTCGCCCTGGCCAAAGGGCTGAAACCGGACAAAAACAACACCGGCTACGACATCGTCGACGACAAATATGTCTGGATTCCGTACAAGAAAATTACAAAAGAAAACATGAACGACGCGCGGTAA
- a CDS encoding NADPH:quinone oxidoreductase, which translates to MKAILLEEKGGPDVLRIRDVPDPVCAEDGLLIRVRATALNRADLLQRRGLYPPPPGVPDIPGLEAAGEVVDVGSRVEEWKPGDRVMALLPGGGYAEYVAVAAGAVMRVPEAMTFEEAAAVPEAFLTAWLNLVELAKLMPGERVLVHAAASGVGAAAVQLARELGARVLATAGSEEKLRVVRNLGAEAVWNYRDGSFRQWVLEQTEGRGVDVVFDLVGGLHWSDNLASLAPDGRLLLIGTLGGSRVERLDLNDFLMRRLKLLATTLRSRGVEEKARLVRAFADFASERLRDGRLRPVVDSVFDWRDAADAHRRMEANLNIGKIVLRVT; encoded by the coding sequence ATGAAAGCGATTCTGCTCGAGGAAAAGGGTGGGCCGGACGTTCTGCGCATCCGGGATGTTCCCGATCCCGTCTGCGCGGAGGACGGGCTGTTGATTCGGGTTCGAGCGACCGCCCTCAACCGCGCCGATCTTCTTCAGCGGCGCGGGTTGTATCCACCTCCGCCCGGCGTCCCGGACATTCCCGGCCTTGAGGCGGCAGGGGAAGTCGTCGACGTCGGTTCCCGTGTCGAGGAGTGGAAACCGGGCGACCGCGTCATGGCGCTTCTACCCGGCGGCGGATATGCCGAATACGTCGCTGTCGCCGCGGGTGCCGTGATGCGCGTGCCTGAAGCGATGACCTTCGAAGAGGCGGCAGCGGTACCGGAAGCATTCTTGACGGCATGGTTGAATCTGGTTGAATTGGCGAAGCTGATGCCGGGCGAGCGGGTGCTCGTTCACGCCGCTGCAAGCGGTGTAGGCGCGGCCGCCGTTCAGCTCGCGCGGGAGCTCGGTGCGCGTGTGCTCGCGACCGCGGGATCGGAAGAAAAATTGCGCGTGGTGCGCAACCTCGGCGCCGAAGCGGTGTGGAATTACCGCGATGGTTCGTTTCGCCAATGGGTTCTCGAACAGACCGAAGGACGCGGCGTCGACGTCGTGTTCGACTTGGTCGGCGGGTTGCACTGGTCGGACAATCTCGCGTCGTTGGCGCCGGACGGAAGGCTGCTTCTCATCGGCACGCTCGGCGGTTCGCGCGTGGAACGGCTGGATTTGAACGATTTTCTCATGCGGCGGCTGAAATTGTTGGCGACGACGCTGCGGTCGCGCGGCGTCGAGGAGAAGGCACGGCTGGTACGGGCGTTTGCCGATTTTGCGTCGGAGCGTCTGCGCGACGGCCGCCTTCGTCCGGTCGTTGATTCGGTGTTCGACTGGCGCGATGCGGCGGACGCCCACCGGCGCATGGAAGCGAATCTGAATATCGGCAAGATCGTGCTTCGGGTGACTTGA